The DNA sequence ATGCTCCTCGTAACACGGGGTGGTATAATAGGTTTTGGAGTGGGTGCTGCGGTAGGTGCTCCGGTTGTATCATCAAGATGTCTAATAACCTCGATAGCGCGTGCTCGATTAGGTAATCGATTAATAAAGCCACGCTCTGTTAATCCACTAATTAATCTGTGAACACCTGATTTAGATTTTAATGAAAG is a window from the Alphaproteobacteria bacterium genome containing:
- a CDS encoding repressor LexA, with translation MLTRKQHQLLLYLQNYLDTQGICPSFDEMKEALSLKSKSGVHRLISGLTERGFINRLPNRARAIEVIRHLDDTTGAPTAAPTPKPIIPPRVTRS